The following proteins come from a genomic window of Pyxidicoccus sp. MSG2:
- a CDS encoding TetR/AcrR family transcriptional regulator — MASKNSAPEMPRPPRRTQQERRETTRRKLLDATISALVELGHARLTTVEVAKRAGLSQGALFTHFDTKEELLAAAVEHLFPRIIQDYLAGVGARPAGRDRVASAVDMLWAAYQRPELQAAVELYVAARTDPELRSALEAVDGPHRENLHRVARELFPEVAATQPEFDDVVELALDAVQGAVVGGSARPNDPAHRRMLDTLTRFLRAAFSPTPERPRRRSRP, encoded by the coding sequence ATGGCTTCGAAGAACTCCGCGCCGGAGATGCCGCGTCCACCTCGCCGCACACAGCAGGAGCGCCGCGAGACGACGCGGCGCAAGCTGCTGGACGCCACCATCTCCGCGCTGGTGGAGCTGGGGCATGCGCGGCTGACGACGGTGGAGGTGGCGAAGCGGGCGGGCCTGTCGCAGGGGGCGCTCTTCACGCACTTCGACACCAAGGAGGAGCTGCTCGCCGCGGCGGTGGAGCACCTCTTCCCGCGCATCATCCAGGACTACCTGGCGGGCGTGGGGGCGCGGCCGGCGGGAAGAGACCGCGTCGCGTCGGCGGTAGACATGTTGTGGGCCGCGTACCAGCGGCCGGAGCTGCAGGCGGCGGTGGAGCTGTACGTGGCGGCGCGCACGGACCCGGAGCTGCGCTCGGCGCTGGAGGCGGTGGACGGGCCGCACCGGGAGAACCTGCACCGCGTGGCGCGCGAGCTGTTCCCCGAGGTGGCCGCCACACAGCCGGAGTTCGACGACGTGGTGGAGCTGGCGCTGGACGCGGTGCAGGGCGCCGTCGTCGGCGGCAGCGCGCGCCCGAATGACCCGGCGCACCGCCGCATGCTGGACACCCTGACGCGCTTCCTGCGCGCCGCGTTCTCACCCACCCCGGAGCGGCCTCGCCGCCGCTCCCGTCCATAG
- a CDS encoding sulfotransferase domain-containing protein — MRWLTKPFLMCLSVVVVISGFVLNTSRKLREMIRFHTGFRPRPDDIFIATFPKSGTTWMQMILVQLLSSGDAEFDHILQKSPYLEELIRHENFGYMEKMPSPRMFKTHLPYKELRPSKDSRIIFVTRDARDTFVSCYHHYEMLRRFRSPFDRFMKGMVSGRGFFGSWFGYMRSWMPHRNDANVLWIRYEDLSADLEGQVRRIAAFLKVSVPEERMADLLRKCSFEYMKQHNHKFDFRMGLYEENPGTFIRQGGTKSRQPIREEHVAELEANLSKLRGELKLKETETF, encoded by the coding sequence ATGCGGTGGCTGACAAAACCCTTCCTGATGTGTCTGTCCGTGGTGGTGGTCATCTCCGGCTTCGTCCTCAACACGAGCCGCAAGCTGCGTGAGATGATCCGCTTCCATACGGGGTTCCGCCCCCGGCCCGACGACATCTTCATCGCGACCTTCCCGAAGTCAGGCACCACCTGGATGCAGATGATCCTGGTGCAATTGCTCTCCAGCGGTGACGCGGAGTTCGACCACATCCTCCAGAAGTCGCCGTACCTCGAGGAGCTCATCCGCCACGAGAACTTCGGCTACATGGAGAAGATGCCGTCGCCGCGCATGTTCAAGACCCACCTGCCGTACAAGGAGCTGCGGCCGTCGAAGGACTCGCGCATCATCTTCGTCACCCGCGACGCTCGGGACACCTTCGTCTCCTGCTACCACCACTACGAGATGCTGCGCCGATTCCGCTCGCCGTTCGACCGCTTCATGAAGGGCATGGTGAGCGGGCGCGGCTTCTTCGGAAGCTGGTTCGGCTACATGCGCTCGTGGATGCCCCACCGGAACGACGCCAACGTGCTGTGGATCCGCTACGAGGACCTGAGCGCGGACCTGGAGGGGCAGGTGCGGCGCATCGCCGCCTTCCTCAAGGTCTCCGTGCCGGAGGAGCGCATGGCGGACCTCCTGCGGAAGTGCAGCTTCGAGTACATGAAGCAGCACAACCACAAATTCGACTTCCGCATGGGGCTGTACGAGGAGAACCCGGGCACCTTCATCCGCCAGGGTGGCACGAAGTCCCGCCAGCCCATCCGTGAGGAGCACGTCGCCGAGCTGGAGGCGAACCTGTCGAAGCTCCGCGGCGAGCTGAAGCTGAAGGAGACGGAGACCTTCTAG
- a CDS encoding alpha/beta hydrolase yields the protein MASSSSLSVTHAAAPRRGGGLAFLPGLVVAPVAVLLMAAAAFIGASPSGWGYAVGFALVSVGLLAPPGRRGLARAGLGLMVLVALGRLVFAGGTQVETLRLPDAGHRWVNRLVAERDGTLFAGHVLVRSGRLPRSDARDFIPALESAFDRMDAAEGELATPAIATYLGLQSPESFDTLVIPPKGDATPRTAVVFLHGFAGNFAVYCWEMARSVQAISALTVCPSVGPAGDWWSPRGERTLKATLEWLAGRGVRRVYLGGLSNGGVGASILAGRVSHPRLELRGLVLVSGADSRAPAPSVPTLMVQGRHDSMMPTRSMRAYAERLGRRATYVEVDSGHFAFLDRHEECERAISTWLVQRERE from the coding sequence ATGGCTTCTTCTTCCTCCCTTTCCGTGACGCACGCCGCGGCGCCGCGGCGCGGGGGCGGGCTCGCTTTCCTTCCGGGGCTCGTCGTCGCGCCGGTGGCCGTGTTGCTGATGGCCGCCGCGGCCTTCATCGGCGCCTCGCCTTCGGGCTGGGGCTACGCCGTGGGCTTCGCGCTCGTGTCCGTCGGACTGCTCGCTCCACCCGGGCGGCGGGGGCTGGCGCGGGCGGGGCTCGGGCTCATGGTGCTCGTGGCGCTGGGGCGGCTGGTCTTCGCGGGGGGCACGCAGGTGGAGACCCTGCGGCTGCCGGACGCCGGCCACCGGTGGGTGAACCGGCTCGTCGCCGAGCGGGATGGGACGCTGTTCGCGGGGCACGTGCTGGTGCGCTCCGGCCGCCTGCCGCGCTCGGACGCGCGCGACTTCATCCCCGCGCTGGAGTCGGCGTTCGACCGGATGGACGCCGCCGAGGGCGAGCTCGCCACGCCCGCCATCGCCACGTACCTGGGCCTCCAGTCGCCGGAGTCCTTCGACACGCTGGTCATTCCTCCGAAGGGTGACGCCACGCCGCGCACGGCCGTCGTCTTCCTCCACGGCTTCGCTGGCAACTTCGCGGTGTACTGCTGGGAGATGGCGCGGTCCGTCCAGGCCATCTCCGCGCTCACCGTCTGCCCGTCGGTGGGGCCCGCCGGGGACTGGTGGTCCCCCCGGGGCGAGCGCACGTTGAAGGCGACGCTCGAGTGGCTCGCGGGCCGGGGCGTCCGCCGCGTCTACCTGGGCGGGCTCTCGAATGGAGGCGTGGGCGCCAGCATCCTCGCGGGCCGTGTCTCCCATCCGCGCCTCGAGCTGCGCGGCCTGGTGCTGGTGTCCGGTGCCGACTCGCGGGCTCCCGCGCCGTCCGTGCCCACGTTGATGGTGCAGGGGCGGCATGACTCCATGATGCCCACCCGCTCCATGCGCGCCTACGCCGAGCGCCTGGGCCGGCGCGCGACGTACGTGGAGGTGGACAGCGGGCACTTCGCCTTCCTCGACCGCCATGAAGAGTGCGAGCGCGCCATCTCCACGTGGCTCGTCCAGCGCGAGCGGGAGTGA
- a CDS encoding amidohydrolase family protein — protein MTTGTDALREQTVLMDGERIVAVGPSAHTPVPEGATRVDGRGRWLMPGLVDMHLHLQPGTGQAQDAAGRQLRLLLANGITTARALGAAPTGLELRARVTKGEVLGPRLLVAGPSFHGKSVQGPEQARQRVREQKAAGFDLLKTHGGLGRETYDAMMAEAKAQGLPVSGHVTQDVGLAHALESGQQVEHLDGWLSALLPPGDKAVVDQLDFTDAVERMDAARIPALAEATRKAGVWSSPTMELFELLSNADQVDTLRARPELRYVPSAAVEAWTKDLSDPELAGAPAARRQRFVELRRQVVRGLHAAGAGLLVGSDSPQFFMVTGFAVHREMEALAAAGLPTRTVLEAATRNAAEYLGESAEWGTVAVGQRADLLLLDADPREDVRHTRAPHGVVLRGRWLPRAELDAMLAEVEAAVKVPAP, from the coding sequence CGGTGGGCCCCTCGGCCCACACGCCGGTGCCGGAAGGCGCGACGCGGGTGGACGGGCGCGGGCGCTGGCTCATGCCCGGGCTGGTGGACATGCACCTGCACCTCCAGCCGGGCACCGGGCAGGCGCAAGACGCGGCGGGCCGGCAACTGCGGCTGCTGCTCGCCAATGGCATCACCACCGCGCGGGCGCTGGGAGCCGCGCCGACGGGACTGGAGCTGCGGGCCCGGGTGACGAAGGGCGAGGTGCTCGGGCCCCGGCTGCTGGTGGCCGGCCCGTCCTTCCATGGCAAGTCCGTGCAGGGACCGGAGCAGGCCCGGCAGCGCGTGCGCGAGCAGAAGGCCGCCGGCTTCGATTTGCTCAAGACGCACGGCGGGCTGGGGCGCGAGACGTACGACGCGATGATGGCCGAGGCGAAGGCCCAGGGGCTGCCCGTGAGCGGCCATGTGACGCAGGACGTGGGGCTCGCGCACGCGCTGGAGTCGGGACAGCAGGTGGAGCACCTCGACGGCTGGCTGTCCGCGCTGCTCCCGCCGGGCGACAAGGCCGTCGTGGACCAGCTCGACTTCACCGACGCGGTGGAGCGGATGGACGCGGCGCGCATCCCCGCGCTGGCGGAGGCGACGCGCAAGGCGGGCGTGTGGAGCTCGCCCACGATGGAGCTCTTCGAGCTGCTCTCCAACGCGGACCAGGTGGACACGCTGCGCGCGAGGCCGGAGCTGCGCTACGTACCCTCCGCCGCGGTGGAGGCGTGGACGAAGGACCTGTCGGACCCGGAGCTGGCGGGCGCTCCCGCCGCGCGGAGGCAGCGCTTCGTGGAGCTGCGGCGGCAGGTGGTGCGCGGGCTGCACGCGGCGGGAGCGGGGCTGCTGGTGGGCTCGGACTCGCCGCAGTTCTTCATGGTGACGGGCTTCGCGGTGCACCGGGAGATGGAGGCCCTGGCCGCGGCGGGCCTGCCGACGCGCACGGTGCTGGAGGCCGCCACGCGCAACGCGGCGGAGTACCTGGGCGAGTCCGCCGAATGGGGCACGGTGGCGGTCGGCCAGCGCGCGGACCTGCTGCTGCTGGACGCGGACCCACGTGAGGACGTGCGCCACACTCGAGCGCCGCACGGCGTGGTGCTGCGCGGCCGGTGGCTGCCGCGCGCGGAGCTGGACGCGATGCTGGCAGAGGTGGAGGCGGCGGTGAAGGTGCCGGCGCCGTAG